A window of the Carassius auratus strain Wakin unplaced genomic scaffold, ASM336829v1 scaf_tig00002643, whole genome shotgun sequence genome harbors these coding sequences:
- the LOC113069987 gene encoding homeobox protein XHOX-3-like, producing the protein MDSAKDMLMRAEGSQVGTLSAKNGSNLTEATGDPMRKLPDKPINQNRLSPVPYSQILVEDATIGQRSAKYGDVTLASKPSAPERTLSDIPNKDASSSDAESDLYEEIDVSCTPESMDYPNGQGLAMGSPTHGKEIGVDNKMSSGHGALNYGSDQMRRYRTAFTREQIARLEKEFYRENYVSRPRRCELAAALNLPETTIKVWFQNRRMKDKRQRLAMTWPHPADPAFYTYMMSHAAATGSLPYPFQSHLPLPYYSPLSGVTAGSASATGGPFSNPLRSLDSFRVLSHPYPRPELLCAFRHPSLYPSPGHGLGPGGSPCSCLACHAASQSNGLSHRSNNADFSCSPTTRTEAFLTFSPAVISKSSSASLDQREEVPLTR; encoded by the exons ATGGACAGCGCCAAAGACATGCTGATGCGCGCCGAGGGTAGTCAGGTTGGCACACTGTCTGCCAAAAATGGCTCTAATTTGACTGAGGCTACTGGAGACCCCATGCGCAAGCTACCGGACAAACCGATTAACCAGAACAGACTAAGCCCCGTGCCTTATTCTCAAATCCTAGTGGAGGATGCGACAATAGGACAACGTAGCGCAAAGTACGGAGATGTGACACTTGCTAGCAAGCCATCTGCGCCGGAGAGAACCCTGTCAGACATCCCTAACAAAGATGCCAGCAGCTCAGATGCGGAATCAGACCTATATGAGGAAATAGATGTCAGTTGTACCCCAGAGAGCATGGATTACCCGAACGGACAAG GACTGGCAATGGGCTCGCCGACCCACGGTAAAGAAATCGGTGTGGACAACAAGATGAGCTCAGGCCACGGTGCTCTCAACTATGGTTCTGACCAGATGCGAAGGTACAGAACAGCATTCACAAGGGAGCAGATAGCACGACTGGAGAAAGAGTTTTACCGGGAGAATTACGTCTCTAGACCACGTAGGTGCGAGTTGGCAGCTGCCTTAAATTTACCGGAAACAACAATAAAG GTTTGGTTTCAGAACCGTCGCATGAAGGACAAGAGACAGAGGCTGGCAATGACTTGGCCTCATCCTGCCGACCCCGCCTTTTACACCTATATGATGAGCCATGCTGCAGCTACGGGAAGCCTGCCCTATCCGTTTCAGTCTCACCTTCCTCTACCTTACTATTCTCCACTCAGCGGTGTGACTGCAGGTTCAGCCTCTGCCACAGGAGGTCCATTCTCCAATCCTCTGCGCTCGCTGGACAGTTTTCGGGTGCTTTCGCATCCATACCCGCGTCCTGAGCTGCTGTGCGCCTTCAGACACCCATCCCTGTACCCCAGCCCGGGTCATGGGCTTGGTCCCGGGGGAAGTCCATGCTCCTGCCTTGCCTGTCACGCTGCCAGTCAGTCAAATGGGCTCTCACATAGATCCAACAACGCAGACTTCTCGTGTTCGCCCACGACCAGGACTGAGGCCTTCCTCACGTTCTCGCCAGCAGTCATCAGCAAATCATCTTCAGCGTCTTTGGACCAGAGGGAGGAAGTGCCACTAACCAGATAG